One Acidimicrobiales bacterium genomic window, GGGGATCACGCGCATCGCGAACATCACGGGCCTCGACCGCATCGGGATCCCCATCGTCCAGGCGATGCGGCCGAACGCCCCCACTCTGGCCAGCTCGTCCGGCAAGGGCTTTACCTTGGCCGCGGCGACCGTGTCGGCCGCGATGGAAGGTATCGAGCTGTACTTCGCCGAGCAGTTCCCTAAGCGCGGGGAGGGCCCGGAGCACGGGATGACCGTGCGGGCCACGCACCGGGAGCTGGCGGCGGCGGGCCTGGTCTGTGACAGTGAGCTGCTACCGATGTCCCGCTGTTCGCTGTTCAGTCCCGACGAGGCCGAGGACTGGACGATCGGCTTCGACCTCATGACCCAGGGCCCGATGGCAGTGCCGTTCGACCTGGTGACCATGATTGCGGGCTATCAGCGGGACCACGGCCGCCTGTCGTACCAGGTTGGATCCAACGGGCTGGCGTCGGGAAACGTCTTTCTCGAAGCGGTGTGCTCGGGGCTGGCGGAGGTGATCGAGCGCGACGCCGTCACCTGCACCACGCTGCGGTTCGGCGGGCGCGTGGAGCTTGCCCCGGCGGTCGATCTCGGGGGAGTCTCCTATCCGCCGGTGCGTTCGCTGGTGGAGCGCCTGGAGCGCTGCGGACTCTCTCTCGTCCTCTTCGACTGCACGATCGACACCATGGTGCCGTGCTATGAGGCGTTGATCTTCGACGACCTGATCCCCGACACCGGCACCTTCCGCGGGTACGGAGCCCACCTCGATCCCGAGGTCGCCATGGTGAGGGCGCTGACAGAGGCGGTGCAGAGCCGCGGCGTCTACATTGCCGGCTCGCGCGACGACTTGATGAGCCTCGAACACCGGCGCATGCGCCGCCCCAATACGGCCCGCCCCACACTCCTCGAGCCGCATACGACCGCCCGCTCGCGGCCATCCTCGGCCGCGGACACCTTCGAGGCAGACTGCGTCACGTTGCTCGAGCGCCTGGCCGGGGTCGGACTCGAGCACGCGATCGTCGTCGAGCTGACGCCGCCCGATTTCGATGTGTCGGTCGTGCGTGTAGTGGTCCCAGGCCTCGAGGGCTACAACTCCTTCGCCTACTACTCCCGAGGGCTCCGGGGCGGGCGCGCGGCCGCCACGGCAGCGGCGGAACGCTCGGACACGAGGGAGGTGACCGGGTGAGCGACGGAGCCGCACCGAGCAAGGTCGTGGTGTTCCTGGGACCTACCGTGGCCGCGGTCGAAGCGCGATCGATCCTGGCTGAGGCGGACTACCGACCGCCCGTGGCCCAGGGGGACATCTTCTCGATGCTCGGTGCCGACGCGCCCGATGCGATCGGGATCGTAGACGGTCTCTTCTACCAGGACCTCCCCGTGTGGCACAAGGAGATCCTCCACGCCCTGGCGGCAGGTGTGGCCGTGTTCGGCGCCTCGAGCATGGGGGCGCTGCGGGCCGCCGAGTGCGCCCCGTTCGGCATGGTGGGGGTAGGCGCCATCTTCGAGGCCTACGCCAGTGGTGAGCTGGTCGACGACGACGAGGTCGCGGTCGCGCACGGCGGTCCGCAGTCCGGTTGGCGGCCACACACAGAGCCGATGGTCAACCTACGAGCGACGATGGAGCTCGCAACGCGCGAACGGCGGATCCCGCCGGTGCTTTCGGGACGCTTCCTGAGTTTTGCCAAGCAGGTGTGGTTCCCGGAGCGGACGCGCCAGCTCCTCTTTGAGAGGGCCGATGCCTGGGCAGAAGCCGAGGAGGATGAGGCTGCGGTCCGCCACGCCCTGCAGGCCGCCTATGTGGACCAGAAGCGGCTCGACGCCGTGAAGCTGCTCGAGGTCCTCCGGGACCGTCCGGTGGCTGCGTCGACCGAACCGAGGACGGCTCCTTGGATCGAAGTCTCGCGGTGCCACGTCTTTGACGCCTTTGTAGAGCGTGACCGCAAGGTCGAATGCTCGGACATCACGCTGCGCCTCGAGGAGATCGCCCGCTATGTCGCTCTCCACGATCCGGAGTATCCGCGTGTCTATGACCGGGTGCTCGACCGGATGCTTGTGGACGAGCTCGCCGGCGCCTGGGGTGTCGACCCGACACCCGACCAGGTGGCTGAAGAGCTGCGCAGGATCCGGGCGACGCTGAAGATTTCGGACGATGCCGCTCTGGCCGGGTGGTTGGCCGACAACCACGTGGACGAAGCCTGGCTTCAGGCACACGCCGAGCGAGAAGCGCGTGCACGGAGGCTACGAGACTGGGCGCGGATCCGAGCGGGCAAGCGCTTGCTGGTCCGTCCCGTGTTGGACGAGCTGCGGCTGGAGAACCGTTACGCGGCGGCGGCCGAGGAGGCTGCCGAGCACCAGAGAGTACGGCAGACGGCAGGCGGCGATGTCGGACCGCTCCCCGAGGAAGGGGTCGGATCGGCCGCTCCGGCGGTTGATGCAACCGACCTGGTCCGCGACCAGATCCGCTCCGGCGGCTGGCGGCCTGATGTGCCCGCCGATCGCTTCGCGGACGAGGCCGGGTTCGCCGGCATGGCCGACCTGCTCGACGAGCTCGTTGCCGCCCGCACCGTGAGGAGGCGCGCCCGGAGCCACTTGGCAACTCTCGATTCCATCTTCGGGGAGGACCCGCGATGAACTAGATCCCGGACCCGAAGGTTTCATGACCATCACGACGGACAACCACACCAATAAGGAGACAAGATGAGTACAGAGGGAGCAACAGCATTGTTCGAGCGGATGAGCTCGGACGAGGGGTTCAGGACCCAGCTGGAAGGTGCGGCGACCCCGGACGACAAGCGCCGGATCGTGACCGAAGCTGGCTACGACCTGACCCGCGACGACCTGTCCACCATGCGCAGGCTGGCCGGCGCCAGCGACCTCTCCGACGAGGATCTGGAGAAGGTGGCGGGCGGCGTCAGTGTTACGCAGGCGGGCGTAGCAGCGGGTGCTGCAGGTGCCTTGGCGGCAGTTCTCCTATGAGCGGTCGAGCAGGATGCTGGCACCTGACCGCTACCCAGCAGAGCCGTTAGGAGCACGGTCAGCAAGCAGCACGAGCGGACAAGCTGCAACCGCGCGTTACCAGCGGGTGTGTCCGCACGAGGAGCTCCCGCGCCCGCTGGAGGTGTCGAAACCCAGAAGGAGAAGCGCCGGGTCGTTCCGCCCGTGGACCAAGACTGCTAGTGCGGCCGCGGTAGGTAGAACCTGAAGCCGATGCACGACATGTCAGCGCGCCCACCATCCGGATGCTGGCTGGCACCAGCGAGCTCTCCGATGAGGATCTGGAGAAGGTCGCAGGCGGCGCGTGTGCGGAGACGTGGATTGTCGTCGGCGGTGGCACCGTTATTGGCTCTGCAGCTGTAGCAGCAATCGCGTGACCGCTACCCAGCAGACCGCGGGAGTGAGGAGACAACATGAGTGCCGAGGGAGCAACGGCGTTCTTCGAGCGGATGAATTCGGACGAGCAGTTCCGGAACCAACTGGAAGCGGCCGAGACCCCGGAGGAGAAGCGTCGGATCGTGACCGACGCGGGCTACGACGTGGACACCGACGACCTGCCCACCATCCGGAGGCTGACCGGAATGAGCGAGCTGTCCGACAAGGATGTGGAAAAGGTGGCGGGCGGTTTGTCCATTACTCCGGGCGGTGCGCCCGGTCTGTACGATCCGAAATGGGCTGACCTCATCACGTGGTTGGGATCATGACTTCAAGTCGATGGGAGTCCGACCATGACTGCTGCAGCAGTCGTCTGACCTCTGCTACTGCGGCGGAGGCAGCGACCACCTGAAGCCAGTGGACGACATGTCAGCGACGTCGGACATTCCACCCCCGGTGGTCGTGCTCGCGCCGGCTCGATCGTGCTCGTCGGTGTTCGTGGCGATGCTCGGCCGCCATCCGGAGTTGTACGGCTTCCCTGAGCTGAAGTTGTTCGCACACGACACCGTCGGAGACGTGCTCGATGCACCTCCGAGGCTTCCTTCGTTCCAAAAGCTCTTACTCCCTCAGCACCCTGCTCCCGGCCTCCGCCGGGCGGTCGCCCAGGTGGTGTTCGGCGGCCAAGACGCAGATGCGCTGGCGGGTGCCGAACAGTGGCTCACCGAACGCCGGCACTGGCCCACCAGAGACGTTCTCGCCGTGCTGTTGGGCCAGGTGGCGCCGCTCGCGGGAGTGGAGAAGTCCCCGGAGACCAGCTTCGACGAGGCCGGACCCGGCCGGGCGCTGAAGTGGTACCCCTCCACTCGCTTCATCCATTTGGTCCGCCATCCGGTGACGTTCCAATGGTCGATGCAGAAGACGCTGCTGCTGTTCGACCATCCCGACGTGTGCGCGACAGCATGGCTGTCGTCGCATCGCCGAATCGAGGCCTTCTGCGCAACACTCCCGCCGGGTCAGGCCATGTTGGTGAGAGCGGAGGACGCACTGTCGGCTCTCGACTCCTGCTTGGGCGCGATAGCCCGGTTCCTCGGCGTGAGTGGTGAGGTGGCGGCGCTGGATCAGATGCGTCACCCGGAGGGTTCTGAGTACTCCGTCGGCGGCAGGGGACAGCTGGATGGCTATTGGGACCCGGGGTTCCTGGCGAGCCCTGAGCTGCGTCCACCGGTCGTGCCCGCCAGCCTCCGAGCACCGCCCGAGTGGGATATCCCGGAGTCGCTGAACGAAGAGATGGTCGAGCTCGCTGTGTCGTTCGGGTATACCGACGACCCGATCCGACATCAGTGATTTGGGCGCGTGCTCGGAGCCGAACTTTCCCCCTATGAGAGCTGACGAAGGGCGAGCTCGGCGAAGCGGCCCCCGGTCGCCATCAGCTCGTCGTAGTTGCCCTGCTCCACGATTGTGCCCTGGTCCAGCACCATGATCGTATCGGCCTCGCGGATGGTCGAGAGCCGGTGGGCGATCACCACCCGCGCCGCCCGCAGCCTGGCGATGGCCTCCGCCACCTGCGCCTGGGTGCGGTTGTCGAGTGCGCTGGTGGCCTCGTCCAAGAGGAGAATCTTCGGTTTGGCGACCACCGCCCTGGCGAGGAGCAGTCGTTGGCGTTGGCCGCCCGAGAAGGTGGAAGCTCCCTCGGATATGAACGTGTTCATCTGCATCGGCATGTCGCGGATATCGTCGGCGATCCCTGCGACCTCGGCCGCCTCCCAGGCATCGTCCATGGTGAGCTCACGGTTGCCCACGATGTTGGTGAACACGTCGCCTGGCAGCAGGCGCACGCTCTGGGTGGCCACGCCGATCTGACGACGCACCGCTACCAGGTCGAGCGAGTCGAGGTCCTTGCCGTCGTATCGGACGGTCCCCACTTCGGGCATCTCGAGGCCGAGCAGTAGGCGCATGACGGAGGACTTGCCAGACCCCGAGGGACCCACCAGGGCGACGAAGGCGCCGGGGTCCACCTGAAACGACACGTCGTCGAGCACGGCGGGCCCGTCGGCGGTGTAGCGGAAGCCGAGGTGGCTCACCTCGATCGCCCCGGACAGCGGCCCCGGATCCTCACCGCCCTCGGTCACCTCCGCTGGGGTCTCGAGCACCGGGCGCGCGCTGTCGTACAGCGGTCGGGCCTGGGCGAAGAACACCGCGACCCCGGTCAGCCCGGCGAGAGCCGCCAAGGACTGGCCGAAGGCGGTGTTGAAGGCGATGAAGGTGGCGGAGGACACGGTGTTCGTTGGGAGGGTGGCCACCGCCAGGAACAGTGCCGCCGTCCCCACCGCCGTCGTCGCAGCCGTGAACGCGGTGACGGCGGCGAAGCCCCGCTGGGAGGCGACAAAGGCCTCCTTCAAGGCGCCGAAGCTGGTGGCCCACTGAGCGAAAGCCCGCCGTTCGGCGTTGGCCACCCGCAGCTTGCCCACCCCGTCCACGAACTGCATGGCCAGCCCGAAGGAGTGTTGGTTGGCCTCGGTCTGCGCGGCGAGGTGGGAAGACTGGGTGCGGGTGTACAGGAAGATGCCCACAGTCCCGGCCACTATGACGAGCAATGCGAACAGCCCGAGGCGGGGCTGGAGGTAGAAGGCGAGGCCAAGGTTGAAGATCCCGATAGGCACTGCCAGCATGCTCGTCGTCACCACGGCGGTGGCGAGGGCCTGGATCTGATCGACGGCCATCACCCGCCTGGCGAGGGATCCAGAGGAGTAGCGACGGAAGAACGAGAGGGGCAGGTCGACCACGCGGTCGCAGAGGGCGGATTGCAGATCCTTGGTGACGTGGCCGCTGATGCGGGCGAGCGCTTGACGCTGAATCACCGAGAAGCCAAAGCTGCCAACGGCAAAGACGATGAGCAATATCGTGAGGCCGAACAGCACCCCTGACTCCTGTCCCGGCACGACGGTGGAGAAGATGTACTTCGTGACGAGGGGGGTGATCAGCGACAGCACCCCGACCGCCAATCCCAGCAGAGCGAGCCGCCAGAGGTCCGAACCCATCGAGCGCCGGAGGAATCCCAGGATCCCTCGCCCACTCACCTCGTGGCGAGGAAGGGACCGGTAGAGCATCGCCGCCTCGTCGCTCACACGCTCGGCAACGGAGGCGTCAACCCGGCGCGTGGTGCCGTCGGCGGGGTCCACCAGGTCCATCGACCCCGCCCGACGGGGAAGCAGGGCAACAGGCTTTCCGTCTTCCAGGGTGCCGTAGAGGGCGCCGACGTCCTGGCGCCACCAGCGACCCTCCAGCGCCACCCTCCGCCAACGGAGTCCTGAGCTCCGTGCAATGGCGTCGACCCGGTCGAACCCCGCGACGTCGCCCAGGTGCTCAGGCGATCGAATCTCGACCCCCGTGGAGGCTGCCACCATGGACAGAGCCCGGACAGTCGGATCGTCGGTGTCGGGCTCGACCAGCCGGTCTCCGGACGGCTCGAGCACCCGGCTCAGCTGGGTGTAGATCCGGGTGTCGAGGCGCATCTGCTCTTGGTCCCGCCCGGCAAGAGCCTCACCAGCGGCGGCCTGGGCGCGTCCCATGCGGACCTGCAGTCGACTCAGGGCAGCACGGCAGAACAGCTGGAGGCCCCGCCAGCCTTCAGGTCGAGCGAGGGTCTGGGCACCGGACTCCGCCACGATCGAGCTCGCCCGGTCGGCTCGGATCCACGC contains:
- a CDS encoding YcaO-like family protein, which translates into the protein GITRIANITGLDRIGIPIVQAMRPNAPTLASSSGKGFTLAAATVSAAMEGIELYFAEQFPKRGEGPEHGMTVRATHRELAAAGLVCDSELLPMSRCSLFSPDEAEDWTIGFDLMTQGPMAVPFDLVTMIAGYQRDHGRLSYQVGSNGLASGNVFLEAVCSGLAEVIERDAVTCTTLRFGGRVELAPAVDLGGVSYPPVRSLVERLERCGLSLVLFDCTIDTMVPCYEALIFDDLIPDTGTFRGYGAHLDPEVAMVRALTEAVQSRGVYIAGSRDDLMSLEHRRMRRPNTARPTLLEPHTTARSRPSSAADTFEADCVTLLERLAGVGLEHAIVVELTPPDFDVSVVRVVVPGLEGYNSFAYYSRGLRGGRAAATAAAERSDTREVTG
- a CDS encoding TfuA-like protein yields the protein MSDGAAPSKVVVFLGPTVAAVEARSILAEADYRPPVAQGDIFSMLGADAPDAIGIVDGLFYQDLPVWHKEILHALAAGVAVFGASSMGALRAAECAPFGMVGVGAIFEAYASGELVDDDEVAVAHGGPQSGWRPHTEPMVNLRATMELATRERRIPPVLSGRFLSFAKQVWFPERTRQLLFERADAWAEAEEDEAAVRHALQAAYVDQKRLDAVKLLEVLRDRPVAASTEPRTAPWIEVSRCHVFDAFVERDRKVECSDITLRLEEIARYVALHDPEYPRVYDRVLDRMLVDELAGAWGVDPTPDQVAEELRRIRATLKISDDAALAGWLADNHVDEAWLQAHAEREARARRLRDWARIRAGKRLLVRPVLDELRLENRYAAAAEEAAEHQRVRQTAGGDVGPLPEEGVGSAAPAVDATDLVRDQIRSGGWRPDVPADRFADEAGFAGMADLLDELVAARTVRRRARSHLATLDSIFGEDPR
- a CDS encoding Nif11-like leader peptide family RiPP precursor; protein product: MSTEGATALFERMSSDEGFRTQLEGAATPDDKRRIVTEAGYDLTRDDLSTMRRLAGASDLSDEDLEKVAGGVSVTQAGVAAGAAGALAAVLL
- a CDS encoding Nif11-like leader peptide family natural product precursor, which gives rise to MSAEGATAFFERMNSDEQFRNQLEAAETPEEKRRIVTDAGYDVDTDDLPTIRRLTGMSELSDKDVEKVAGGLSITPGGAPGLYDPKWADLITWLGS
- a CDS encoding sulfotransferase, which encodes MSATSDIPPPVVVLAPARSCSSVFVAMLGRHPELYGFPELKLFAHDTVGDVLDAPPRLPSFQKLLLPQHPAPGLRRAVAQVVFGGQDADALAGAEQWLTERRHWPTRDVLAVLLGQVAPLAGVEKSPETSFDEAGPGRALKWYPSTRFIHLVRHPVTFQWSMQKTLLLFDHPDVCATAWLSSHRRIEAFCATLPPGQAMLVRAEDALSALDSCLGAIARFLGVSGEVAALDQMRHPEGSEYSVGGRGQLDGYWDPGFLASPELRPPVVPASLRAPPEWDIPESLNEEMVELAVSFGYTDDPIRHQ
- a CDS encoding NHLP bacteriocin export ABC transporter permease/ATPase subunit produces the protein MTDQDGTTVENAQRPLLANAPLWMDDPSRAWRVESGRVQVFALLGEGSRRIPVAYLEEGDWALPAPLGSEVQLLLVSLVAKTIVSPVALPAETDGPVPPRLADREVLHAIESWVERLAQAVGDPSPAEGVGLVTGERAEMSEGQVAWPVRRSVWIDAGADLEALRLFGDTGFADGGQHDGAAVPLPASAWIRADRASSIVAESGAQTLARPEGWRGLQLFCRAALSRLQVRMGRAQAAAGEALAGRDQEQMRLDTRIYTQLSRVLEPSGDRLVEPDTDDPTVRALSMVAASTGVEIRSPEHLGDVAGFDRVDAIARSSGLRWRRVALEGRWWRQDVGALYGTLEDGKPVALLPRRAGSMDLVDPADGTTRRVDASVAERVSDEAAMLYRSLPRHEVSGRGILGFLRRSMGSDLWRLALLGLAVGVLSLITPLVTKYIFSTVVPGQESGVLFGLTILLIVFAVGSFGFSVIQRQALARISGHVTKDLQSALCDRVVDLPLSFFRRYSSGSLARRVMAVDQIQALATAVVTTSMLAVPIGIFNLGLAFYLQPRLGLFALLVIVAGTVGIFLYTRTQSSHLAAQTEANQHSFGLAMQFVDGVGKLRVANAERRAFAQWATSFGALKEAFVASQRGFAAVTAFTAATTAVGTAALFLAVATLPTNTVSSATFIAFNTAFGQSLAALAGLTGVAVFFAQARPLYDSARPVLETPAEVTEGGEDPGPLSGAIEVSHLGFRYTADGPAVLDDVSFQVDPGAFVALVGPSGSGKSSVMRLLLGLEMPEVGTVRYDGKDLDSLDLVAVRRQIGVATQSVRLLPGDVFTNIVGNRELTMDDAWEAAEVAGIADDIRDMPMQMNTFISEGASTFSGGQRQRLLLARAVVAKPKILLLDEATSALDNRTQAQVAEAIARLRAARVVIAHRLSTIREADTIMVLDQGTIVEQGNYDELMATGGRFAELALRQLS